The Cyprinus carpio isolate SPL01 chromosome A3, ASM1834038v1, whole genome shotgun sequence genomic interval ctactTTATGTAGTTTGTACCAACATTGTTACTTGTAACATCATATTATTAGTATTCCAATGAAATTACTGTGTACTGTGCTGTTTACTTTAATGAttgcaataaatgtttttttttttctttaactttttattattgtaaataatgtttcttagagtaaattattaacaggacaaaaaaattaagataagatttaattttgtttgcacgccattgtttttctaaggactttgcaatattttttattttattttatttatttatttttactatgaggggtatgctcaaaaactcttgaaaatttgcacatgTTGGAATCGTCGGCCATCAAGGCCGGGCAGAAAGTCTCTCTCCAAACTCAGTTAACATTATCTCAAGGCAATGAGGATCCAAAAATGCTAAGGTATTTTTTATATCTTGAACGGTTTGGCTGTGgtgaaaaatgagaaacaggaagtgtgttATAACTTTGGCATACATTGGCTGATATTGATCAAACTTCAGCAGTTGGTTCATGGCATGAGGGCAATgacatagatgtgactattaggattCAAAGTTATAgcaccaccagctggcagcaggaagtttgtcattttcaaaatgctttttaatcAGCCTCTCATTTTTTcctgatttgcttcaaacttcatcttTTTCAAAACACGACAGATGTAAAACTGCACAGGGATTTTTGATATCTGAAATaccgttgccatggcaacacttcaAACTTTAAAATTCTTCTATATATATTCTTCTTATATATAGTCCTTTAATTGCTGTGATATGATTTGTACCAGATTTTGTCAACATGAGGTACCAAAACAGTGTGGCCATGgcgttttattaaaataactacaaataagTAAACAGGAGTTACAGTCTATCTTTAGGAtatgataagaaatatttaagcCTAATCTTGTTTCTTTCAGTTTCCATCAGTTAGaatgacaaatacatacaattagTTAATATGTTCTGTACTAGTAATAtagttttacataattatttcacatattcctttttaattaaatgttttgcttacacttaattaattcttatttgttaattataaggtctcatttgttaatttaattgttaGTTAATTAGCTAACTAACACTTAACAATATAGTTTTAGAGCATATTTTAACCTTTgttaatgtcagttttttttttttttttttttttggataaaataattGCACTACAAAACATCATCTtgacaacatctaaaaaaaaattaagtaatccGAGTCCATTTGTCATAACCAGTCATTAACAGTCATTACCAGAAGAGGACAGcattaaatcatgaaaataaatgagaGTGAAGAAGGTCAGTAACAGAATTGTAGCGCACAGACTACATTTTTATAGCATTAGAGGTAAATGACAATTGAACAATTGTTTCATAATTAAATTCTCCTCATTTCCCAatatgaccccaaacatttactgaataaaaaaaaaaaaaattaacaatacatatttttgatatgtttttgtttacttctCGTATATACCTTTCTGCTGTGATTTGGGAGATATGAAGTACTTGAAGTTCTAACCTATTTACCAGGTTATCACATACCTATACATTACCTATTTAGGTTTTTACATACCTTCAGAACATCTGAATCAAGcccagttttttgtgtgtgtacagacaGATAATGTAGAAAAAGTCACAAAACCTTATGCCACTGAGATGAAGGGGAACCGTGTTTTTTAACTAAGGAAATTTTAAGAGGAGGTTATATTGACCCCTAATGCCATAGTAGGGTTAAAATTTTCCATAATAGTATCATGGGAACATAGTggtattttcagtttaattaaactTCTGTGGCAagttaaatgtttacattttatatacagtatgttattcAGTGACGAGAAAGAATTATTACCTACATACACAATTAACGGTGTActtaattaaaacaacacaacaataataaacagGCACAAAGTAAAGCCTGAACAGTGCAAAATGTATAGATCATCACCTACAGGGGATATTTAATCTCCATTATTCATGAGAAAGGTCCTGAACTGCTCATAAAATGGTTTGATTAGTGGATGCTCTGTGATCTTATAGATGAGTGGGCTCTGGTGAGATTTATAGCTAGAGTTTTGCGTCTTGGTGGATTCTCGGCTAGTCTCCGTGCATCTTCCTCTTCCACTCTCCAGAGCTCACGCTTTTTCCTCTCTAACTCCTCCCTATCTTCATAATTCTCCTCCAGCTCTCTCTCCTTTCGTGCAATCTCTTCCTGTTTCTCCTCCAGAATCTTCTCTTGTTTTTCACGTATCTTTCTCTCTGAGCTCGGGTAAAATGACGATTTGTAGCAGCTTCTGCCATTGATGGCCACCAAGGCATCAATCTTCTCCAGTAGTTTGGTCACTTGCTCAAAGTTTCCCATGTTCTTGTTATTGAAGAACACAAATCCTCCACTGCATGTGCGGATAAAGTCTCTAAGGTCTTTGTCTGAGCTGGCAATCACATCATTTGGCATTTTCCCCTCTAGTCGATCTCCGTGTGTGAACAGAACAACTGTGTAATTCCAAACGTTCTTCCCAAACATGTTCTGGATTAATTTATGTATGTTCTTGTCCTCATTAGTTAAGTTTCCCACCGGCTGAACCAGCAGAAAAGAAGACACGTTCCGTCCTCTCATAAAACAAGAAAGATATACATCATCACCCCCATCACCACCTTCCCCATCCAATCTAATGATCTTTCACACCCCCGGCGTGTCGATTATAGCCACGGGTCGGCCGTTGATGTTTCCAGAAGCTCTTTCACAGAACTGTGTGACTCTGCTCAGCTGCATGTCCGTGTTGAAGGCGTTACAGCCGAGGATGGTGTTTCCAGATGAACTTTTTCCAGGACCTCTTAGCACACCCAGTAACATGATGCGCAATTCCTCTGCCCTCAGCCTCAAGCTGGGAAAAAAGATCATGCACAGTAACAGTATGTTTGAAATTTTTAACTTGGTAACAGAAGATATTAAGAGATAATTCACCCACAAATTTAAAATCCTCCCCTGCTTCACTTGTTTTCACGTATCTTTCTCTTTTCCTCCTGAGCTCGGGTAAAAATGATGATTGTAGCAGCTTCTGCCATTGATGGCCACCAAGGCCATCAAATATCTCAGGTAGTTTGGTCACTTGCTCAAAGTTCCCATGTTCTTGTTATTGAAGAACACAAATCCTCCACTGCATGTGCGGATAAAGTCTCTAAGGTCTTTGTCTGAGCTGGCAATCACATCATTTGGCATTTTCCCCTCTAGTCGATCTCCGTGTGTGAACAGAACAACTGTGTAATTCCAAACGTTCTTCCCAAACATGTTCTGGATTAATTTATGTATGTTCTTGTCCTCATTAGTTAAGTTTCCCACCGGCTGAACCAGCAGAAACACGTGTGGTCCTGGCTTATAGAGCAAGATAGATTTCATGATCTCCCTGATCACCTCCTTTTCCATTCGATTGATCTTGTTCAGTCCCGGCGTGTCGATTATAGCCACATGATGCACATGATGTTTCCAGAAGCTCTTTCACAGAACTGTGTGACTCTGCTCAGCTGCATGTCCGTGTTGAAGGCGTTACAGCCGAGGATGGTGTTTCCAGATGAACTTTTTCCAGACCCTCTAGCACCCAGTAACATGATGCACAATTCCTCTGCCTCAGCCTCAGCTGGAAAAATATCATGCacagtacagtatgttgaaaTTTTTAACTTGGTAACAGAAGATATTAAGAGATAATTCACCCACAAATTTAaaatcagcatcatcatcatcatcaccatcatttactcaccctcatatgtTTACAAACCTGTTTGATCCCCCCCCATGGAacacaaagtatatatatataatatatatatataatatatatatatatataacttttttttttttttttttttttttttttttgtgagtgtgttccatgggagaaagtcatacaggttgaaatgacataaatattcctttaaatgggcatttcaccccaaaattaaaattctatcatcattttctGGCCCACATacagttccaaacctgtaggtctgtgaaacacaaataaggaaatttttaagaatgttggtaaccaaacagttttgtgGACCTTTgccttccatagtatttttgtccatacaatggaagtcataAGATACAGTTTTGAAACTAATCGAGGTTATATGATTTAATGATCGACAGTTAAACCACCTTTCAACCACTAGAGGTCTTTTTCAAGAATACTGACTGAAATCCTCATTATTCAGACTTGAGTAGTTCACATTGTTTCCTACTCATTCCATTCCAAACATCATCTCTGCACccaaatatatgtattattgtaCTCATAGGCCCGAGCCCCTGAGCACCCATGGGAAACACTGCATTCAGTGGTTGGCCCATGCTCACGCTGAAGTAGCCCTTGTGGATGGTTCATGTTCCACTTGCCAGGACATGGCCATAGACACGTTGCACTCACGGCTTGTGTTCTTTTCTAAAAGACCCTGAACTGCttccaaagccactagaaggcaagcctgcaaccatcAGCCAAAAAGGCGTAATGGCTAAGGCTTACACTTCTGCTGTGGCAGTATGTgcgaaaggagaccagaggccattttttttttttttttttttttttatggatgtcaatgaaggagaggcttcactatgctgaataaacatctttttagaggaaacagcttatcatttaatgattCGAGAGCCTAttggctaatcttcaacatgttttacactaaacaatacttttggattaactatttttagagtttacactaaaaaaatgcagttttataagagaagtcacagactttttgcgacaggtgggattcagcttacGGCACTTCTCATTTATTTCTATGGTATCCATAAACGACGATTGAGTGTTGCACAACTCTGACTTCAAGTCTGTAATGTGATTGCTTATTAAGGCACACGTCATCACTCTGGTTGATCTTCCGGATGAGTTTGAGGGCTCGTCTCAGGGCGAGTTCAATTTCTCATTCGGGGCTTGTGATGAGGATGAGCTGTCAATCACAGCATCAGAGGATGGGCTGGAATCATTGGAAGCTGATGACTCGGCTGAACCAGCTCCTCCAGGGGATGAGTTTCAGTCTGAGGTGGATGCTGAGAGAGCGGCCTTTCTTGCCCAGAAACATAAGTGTGTAGAGCATGCACTTAGCACCATCCCCTCTCTGAGGTGATAATATGCGTTCATTGAGTCCAGTGGGGTTCTTTTTTATGAATCCTGGACTACCCTTCCATCACTCAAGCACTATCACGTACAGTAGATGAATTCAGTGGAGGAACCTGCTACAAGAATCCATTACCAGCAAGTTCAGCAGCTGTGACGTTTACTATAGGGACCCCTAGTGTCAGAACTTCGACAGTGGAAGAGCAGTTTGAACTGATCacctgaaagggaacatctcggtcaCGTATGGTAACCATCATTTCccgatggagggaatggagatgttgTGTCCCTTATGCCACAACTCTGAACTGCCTCTGAGTGGGTTGAGACGCTTCTCGAATAAACGACGTGATATATTTACCCCATTTGCGTCTGCGAGGCATccgttacacattttccctgtgtgttaacaTCAGTATTTATGACTATCGAATGTCTGACCACTTGACTCTTGGTAatgtattttgcagtatttttgttCATGAACTGAATTCTTCATCAAGCACACcatcactagaaaaaaaaagactggaaaACGAAAACCAGGTGTAGGCCTAGttatggacactttttgcttccgtCGGAATTAATTCATTCTCATTGACGAATCTGAACGTAGTGTTTAAATGAAACCTAAATAAAGCGATCTGGttgatgtgtgcatttatatgtcacaagcttctgattggatttaatcttttgacatgtgcacactgcatgaatatgttgcatactgttttattttatctcCTAATTAGGCGACAACCATCACATGCACTGTTTCCCTGCACCCACCGGCAGAAACATAAATCAGCACCTATGATTGtacttcttttaaataaatcaagtaaAACATAAACGTTAAAGGACTGGAAATTGCATAACTTGCTGGTTAAGCAC includes:
- the LOC122138755 gene encoding GTPase IMAP family member 8-like, giving the protein MALVAINGRSCYNHHFYPSSGGKEKDTLRLRAEELRIMLLGVLRGPGKSSSGNTILGCNAFNTDMQLSRVTQFCERASGNINGRPVAIIDTPGPVGNLTNEDKNIHKLIQNMFGKNVWNYTVVLFTHGDRLEGKMPNDVIASSDKDLRDFIRTCSGGFVFFNNKNMGNFEQVTKLLEKIDALVAINGRSCYKSSFYPSSERKIREKQEKILEEKQEEIARKERELEENYEDREELERKKRELWRVEEEDARRLAENPPRRKTLAINLTRAHSSIRSQSIH